The genomic segment TACGAAAATAATTTACCCAATACCACCACATTAACATGACAGACTAAAGTAAACTCGAGGAAGAGGCGGAGAAAGCAGATGTGGCGTCGGAAAGGACAAAAGGCGATTCCTCATAGTCCGATCGATAGCAAGACGGAGACTATGAGAGTTGCTAAAAGAAACAGAATTGTGCATGATGCACTTGTTACAACTTACATGCATGACACTTGTTACATCGTTTTGAACTGTTATAAACAAGGAGTCGAAACCTTCTGAGAAACATGAAGGATTCTCTAATCGGTGCACCCCAAAATATAAACACTAAAAATGGTCTCAAAGTCTGCAAATTCCGATTTATCCTTTGCAAATTTTCAATTTACTTAGAAAAGTTTAAGTAAACAAGCAAAATCAGACAATGTGAAAGGAAAAtaggtaaccaaaaaaaaaaaaggtgacaaacaaaatcagaatctGAAAAACAATTTTTACTCTAATGGGCAAAGACGAAAGATTAAAAACTGATAAGTAAAAATATTCTCAAACAAAAGAAGGAATAAGCATCTCAAAACAACtctgagaagaagaatcagccATTTTAGTAATACTACCATCACCAAGCTTGAACACTTCAACGTCGTTAATTATCCCTACCTTGTCTATAAAATAGATGGAATTCTCCAAACATCCATAATACTCTCTAGCCAAGACAGAGAAACAACTATCCGTAGCCATCACAAGagctttatctcccaaagaCTTAACCTCAACCCATTTAACATTTTCCACGTCCATCTTATAAACCTTAAAACCGGTGGTCCTTTCTACCTTAACTCTCTTTTCGGTAAATATCTTACAGAAACGATGAACAATGCATAGGTCTCCACAATACTCCACCAGCTTCCTCTCTTTGCAATAATCAACCTCGTAGTATTCCAGTGGAGTTGATGGACCGTATTGATATATGTTGAGCTCAGATAAACTAATCCACCAAATTGCACCTTTCCAGTCCAAGGCATAAAGATGACCTTTGTGAAGTAGTATATCCGAGAAattttcaacttcttcatccACGATTCTTGCCCAAGGTTTATTAATTTCGCTACTATTGCACCACCAGATTTGCATGTTGCAATTAACTACGAAAACCAGATCCCTTACCAGAACAACTCTAGGAAACTTATATGATGTTACGCTATTCGAACCATGCTCGTAATATTGAACGTCATATGATTGATGAATCTCTGAAACCGTGAACTCCAAAAGGTCGAGGGTTTTGCCGGAAGGAGAGTTGATGGAGTTacgagagagaggagaaaggaGTTTCGATTTAGAGGAGACACCATAGATACCTTTGGTTTTGATAAGCCATCCTTTGTCCGGACGTGACGAGATAATCACACGACAGAGAGCTGCGGGAGAGAGTATACACCTTTTAGAATCGTAGGACGAAAGACGGCGTCTACGGTTGCGATTTATGTGGTTGGGAAAACGCTTTTTCTTCGTCACCACAGATGAACGCCATGTTTTGCAGATGCTACGGAATCGTACAAGCTCGACTTTGGAGAAGAGACCGTTGGCTATATAGTCAAGGAGGTCTCTGGGTAAATCAGACCACTCGATGACTTTACTCATCTCTGTTTGGTTTGCTGAAACCCTAGCATTATTTGAATTCATCTGAAAGATCTATGGAGAAAATCGAAGAGTAGATAtgtttgtatacatatatatacatatcctAAATCTGACTtgtaaacaatatattttacttttttttggtcaacaaaaatatatattttacttttttatatggAAGTTGTTTACTATTATATCCTATTTTCATTGAATGGgttaattaatttcttttaaaaattaatttgattccCTATTACAAttaatttttcactttttgaCTTGaccaatattaaaattttggatataaTGACAAAAATAGGCCAATATTTTTGCTtcttaaataaaactttttttttcctactataCAGACTACAATACCCTGTTTGgcctattttttattaataaattatacatgacattgaataaaataaaagatatttctaTTCATAAAGTTTGATGTAATGCATAAATGTATTAAACTATCATGATTTTATATCATACATCCAAGTCCAACCATGAAAAAGAAGAGTGCTATTTCAAAAACTTATTTCCTtattatacagaaaaaaaatttgggctaatttgttattttacgtgtttttgattttgaactTATAGTTAATCAAATTAttccaattaaaatttatatgtcgCCAGCTAAACTGATACGGTGGACATCATGCAGGAGGAGTAACGGTTTGCAATAAGATTGATGACTTCTTCAGGTGAATCAGACCACTCACTTTAATCCATCTTTGAGTAATCGACGGGTTCTCTCTGTGTTATTATTACTTGTCAGAGAAACAACTTCAAAACAGAGAGCTTCTaagattgaaacttgaaaatacATGCACAGTAAGTAGTTAGTTTATGCATTCCTAACGTAGAGAAAAATATAACACCGAATCTGATGGGATGTTTAcctaatttaatttacaaagaTTAATGAATTAATGTCAATAACTGTTTAGCATATATTTTGGATTTCAGAAAAGCCAATTTCCAGTTCAGAGTTTATGTAACGGTTTAACTATATTTTCTGACAAGATCACAACAAAACCGAACCGTTATTCAGtaagtagtaaaaaaaaaacgtatctTCGTTCTTTTTcatacacaaaaaaatgaaCACATAGCAGTAGTGGAAGCTTCCGGCTTCAGATCAACGGGCCTTTACTGTGTCTGATTGCTTCAAAACGTGCAGCCAACATATCATAGTCAGGTAGTTTTGGGTGAACATGGTGACCGCTTGAGTCCCGTCTGGACTCATCGGACTGAGGAGCCTGAGGCGGTGCTCGGTTTGGTGGGAGAGAAGAAACACGAGCCTGCGGTGTTTCTTCTGGCTCTGTCTCTTCCTCGTAGTAATCTGACTCATCAAACTTGATCTCAGAAGttgcaggaggaggaggagtaggaAGTGATGGAGAGCTGTAGCTGTGTCTCCTCCTCATTGTTTCCTTTGCTTCTGCTTCGGTCTTTGTATAGTCTTCCTCATAGTCAGATTCATTAACACCCGGGTTGTTGTAGCTGTATCTTCTACCGATGCCTCTGTATTCTGCACTAGGTTTTGCGTAATAGGAACTTGTTTCGGAGTCTCGTGATTGTCTCCTCGAACCtggatgatgctgatgatgatccTTCTGATTTGTTGAATGATCGGAAGATACAGAGAACTCCTTGGTGCTGTCTCTTCTGGCAGCTAATAAGGATGCTACTTGTGCTGCTGCAACTGCCTGTTTGGCTAATTCTGTAGCTGCTTCCGCTGCTGACTCAGTGTCATGATAATGCGTGTTGATGCTCGTGCTACTACTCGATCTGACAAGCAAAACAATAAGAAGACTTCATATTTTTCTGATCCCATATCAAGTCATCGACATTGTTAAACCAATAGCTGAAATGCATGCATACCTCAGAACTTCTTTGGTACGATCAATAGGCTCGTTGCTAGCTGCACGATTAACCGGTAAGCTTGAGGCGCTTACAAACTTGCGTGGCCCATCCTGTTAATACAAGAAGAACACAACTTTTAAGATGCTGCTTTTGAAAAACAAAGAGGGAGATTAAGAGAGACATACTATGTTTTCTTCCTCAGGTTTGAGAagttcttcttctgtctctgtAGTGTCCCAATCAACTTGGAATTCCTTTGCAATTTCCTTCATGATTTTCAGTTTGTATTCTCCACCCGGATTTCTAACCGAAAGCTTATCAATCAACTACAAATGCAACAAGAGAGAAAATACAAAGTTCAAGATATATCATGTTGCATCTGAATATGAAACCAGAaacatgaatgaagatgatttaGTTACCATCCGGTTTACGCCGCAGCTAGGACGCAAATCAGTAGCAGCAGATACAAAATCTTTCCCATATTTCTTCTCAAATATGTCTCTCAGATCTCCAAGCTCAGGAATCTCAGAGCATCTAGGCGCAGCAAAAATCAAACTAGCTACACCTTCTTTAAGATCCACAGGACATTGCCTAAAAAAGAAAGCCAAACAACATATAAGAACCCAAAACTGAAGTCAAGTAAAGAGACAATTGAAAACTAATAATAGCTATGAACATACTTTTGCTTGGTGATGATAGTGAGTCGAGAAACAATAAGTTCACAGAAAAGCTCGATGAGTTCGTTAGCTGCCTGAATGTTCTGTTCCCTTATCACATGCTCAACCTGTCACAAAAGTAACATTCTCTCATCAAATTACATGGAATTGctgaaaattctaaaaaaaaagtgaagcaGGAAAGTGAAATATACTCTGATTCGAGCAGTGGCATCTTGACCGGATTGAAGAAGAACAGCGATGTCACGCCTCATCTGCTTCACCACAACTTGTCTCTTGTTCCTCAGTAGCTTAATCCGAGCCACAGCCATCTTCGCCGccgttttgctttttttttccccaatcaaaatccaacaaaaaaaacacagactTTTAATCTTAGAAAAGCCTAGATCTGTAATTTCTCAAACGCAgatcaaaattcaaactttattCCTATAAAAAGACACTAAGAATACCCAGATCGAATCTCGAGATAAGAAGTGTCACCACACTAAAAAGACCCTAACTTTTCAATTATTTCTTGAGCAGCGAACCAGATTGGAGGAAAATTACGAATCTAAGAAACATTAAATCGATAAAGATGATGAGTAGAGTACCATACCATTTAGAGGAGTTAAAGCCACGACGGAAGAGAGAAAGACTAAACTTCATGAGCTTCTTGGTCTGCGCAGAGGCTACTTCGGCCGCCGTCATTATCTTCTCACACACCGCGTCTCTGACAcagaagaaagaataagaaaatagaTGTTGAAGAAGGGACGCTAGTGTGAGTGTGTAAGTAACGGTCAGCTGAAATTAGTAAAGTAACGCTCTTTCTGGTCCCACAAGAACACACCGACTTAACTTAGCTGGACTCGGGAGAAATTGTGTGACCATGTCAAAATATAGCCGTTGTATCATAGACACGTTGCCAAACCCAACGAGCATCCTAAGCACCGTGGCTTGTTGATTGATGACATGTGTGATTCATTGATTCTAAAATGGGCTTGGGCTGTAATAGGCTGGATTTTAGTCATGGGCTTTTACTGAGTCAAACTTATCTTGTGTCtagtcaaaaaaattttaagtcAAACTTATTATCTACCATAATTAAGAGattctatttttatctttttttttttcttggtaacAAACTattcatcatttaaaaaaatatttttctattcttATCTTGTTCATAAATATGGTTGATGCAGAATCTTTCAGATTTAATTTTACTAAATTAGCACATTTTCTCTATTCTATATAAACGTTATACATTATTTCAGatattgtcatcttcttcaccaactctTTCTAGTTCTACAAATttatctaaagaaaaaaaaaaaaaaacagatttacaTGACCATGggaaaattttcatcaaatgCTGCTTTCATCATCCTTTTAGTTTTTATTggtaaattcattttttaaatataatatcatattaAAGAATTGTATTGTgttactaatattttattatacactTTTTTTGTATTGTAGTGATGATATTCATAACAGTTGAGATCGTCGAGGCGAAACGTGTCTTACTTGGTAGGTTTGAACGTTGTACGCCACCATGCAAAGAATTATGTTTTGGTACAGGCTGCAACTGCGTATGTGGATAATGTGATCCAGGTCTTAAAGTAAACGATGtacattataataattaaaaataaaatattgtttggTATGGTTGTctacttaaatttttatttgagaattgtgtcaataaaattaagaaaattaagtttttatttgagaattgtgtgaatcaaactaaaaaaaatacgTACCTTTAACCTctggattttattttcttccgttcgaaaaaatgaaagatttatctactatttttttttttaaaatgaaacaataataTACTAATTGAACATGCAAAAGTCCTCATAGTAAATAGTTAATATATCCACAAAAAAATGGTGacatttgtttaattaattattattgcaACTATGCCATATGTAAATTGCTTTTTAcgaaataatactaataatcaGTAATTATCctattttaaacattaaaactAGTGTTTCTGCATTCTTATATATTTCTTCACATTTCTCGTTTTAGGCAGTAAAATTAcagatatttataatatatctaGTCCTTTTCTCATAATTATAATAAGTGCATAAACTTTATACAAGAGATGTTCGCACCTGAACGAGTTACAAACTTATACAACAAACACAGATCCTCTAAAACATGGACGAATGTCTAAActctctccaaaaaaaaaaaaaaaaaNNNNNNNNNNNNNNNNNNNNNNNNNNNNNNNNNNNNNNNNNNNNNNNNNNNNNNNNNNNNNNNNNNNNNNNNNNNNNNNNNNNNNNNNNNNNNNNNNNNNNNNNNNNNNNNNNNNNNNNNNNNNNNNNNNNNNNNNNNNNNNNNNNNNNNNNNNNNNNNNNNNNNNNNNNNNNNNNNNNNNNNNNNNNNNNNNNNNNNNNNNNNNNNNNNNNNNNNNNNNNNNNNNNNNNNNNNNNNNNNNNNNNNNNNNNNNNNNNNNNNNNNNNNNNNNNNNNNNNNNNNNNNNNNNNNNNNNNNNNNNNNNNNNNNNNNNNNNNNNNNNNNNNNNNNNNNNNNNNNNNNNNNNNNNNNNNNNNNNNNNNNNNNNNNNNNNNNNNNNNNNNNNNaaaaaaaaaaaaaaaaatcaaaccaagacAGGAGAACGAATCGACCTGGTCAAGagcaaataatttattttcgaaTTTGATCCGTTTTTGAATTATACGGAGAGGATGTTAAGAAGAGAGACTCTAGCAGGACAATACATAGCgtaacacaaaacaagtcattaCACACTCGTCTCTTGCCTCATTCTCACCAAAGCATTCGTCTCTTGATCATCACCATCACACCAAACAACACTCTCCAAAGACGCGTCTGTCTCTCTTTCAACattaattatcatatatttCTGGATCTCCCTCTTGATATCTTTCCTCGACGCCATGTGAACATCTACGTCACTCTCAAGGCTAAACTTACGATGCCATGTAAAAAAACTGACGATGTCAAAATATAGCCGCTGTATCATAGACACGTTGCCAAACCCAACGAGCATCCCAAGCAAAAGCATCCCTAAGCAGTGAAAACAGTTTGAATAGCACCGTGGCTTGTTGATTCACATGTGTGATAATCATTGATTCCATAACAGGCTGGATACTAGTTTTGAGTCAAATATTTTTGAGTCAAACTTATTATCTAACCACCATATTAGGAGATTTTATCTGATCTTATTCAAACATATCATTAGCAAAAAATCTTTGATAGTATTAATCTCTAATCTCTATCCTATATAAACGTTAACATTGTATCAGATattcttatcttcttcaccaactctTTCTTGTTCTACAAacttatcaaaagaaaaagaaaaaaagaaaacagattgACATGACAATGGGAAAATCTTCATCCAAGACTGCTTTCATCATCCTTTTAGCTTTTATTGGTAAATTCaatgttttaatataacatggtattaaaaaattatattgtgtTACTAATGTTtattatacacttttttttgtgttgtagtTATGATATCCGTAACGGTTGAGATCGCTGAGGCGAAACGTCTCTTACTTGAAGAAACTCCTCTTGACTTATTGCATCATGAATCTTCTTCACCGACGATTAAGCCACTTGGTAGGTTTGAACGTTGTACGCCACCATGCAAAGAAATATGTTTTGGTACAGGCTGCTACTGCGTATGTGAATAATGTGATCCATGTCTCAAAAGTATACATTGTAATCGCaactgaattaaaaataaaatactgttTCGGTTTGATATTGTTGTCTACTTAAATTTTTATGTGAGAATCGTGTGAAtcaaactaagaaaaatacGTTCTTGGAAGTACCGCCACCGTAGGCTTTACTCCCATATTTAACCACTGGATTTCATTTTCTTCGGTTCGAAAAAATGAAaggtttatttaatattttttttttttacaatatggaacaataaattactaattaacaggCAAAAGTCCTCATAGTGTAAATAGTTAATATATCCGCAAAAATTGgtgacatttatttaattaattattattgcaAATCTGCCATATGTAAATTGCTTTTTAcgaaataataatactaattatcagtaattaactaattatcttattttaaacattaaagTAAACTAGTGATTCTGGCATTCTGCattcatatatatctcttcaCATTTATCGTTTTAGGCAGTAAAATTATAGATATTTATAGCCTAGCTAGTACTTTtctcatataattataataaatgcATAAACTTGATACAAGAGATGTTCGCACCTGAATGAGTTACACACTTATacaacaagtcaacaaacaCACATCCTCTAAAACATGGACGCATGTTTAAACtctctaaaaaaaagaaaccaagcCAAGATTTGAAAACCAATCGACCTGGTCAAGAGCAAAAAATTTAATTTCGAATCTGATCCGTTTTAAATTACACGGAGTGAATGTTAAGAAGAGAGACTTTAGCAGGAGAAGACAGAGCgtaacacaaaacaagtcattaCACTCTCGTCTcttgtg from the Camelina sativa cultivar DH55 chromosome 12, Cs, whole genome shotgun sequence genome contains:
- the LOC104729622 gene encoding F-box protein At4g35733-like — encoded protein: MSKVIEWSDLPRDLLDYIANGLFSKVELVRFRSICKTWRSSVVTKKKRFPNHINRNRRRRLSSYDSKRCILSPAALCRVIISSRPDKGWLIKTKGIYGVSSKSKLLSPLSRNSINSPSGKTLDLLEFTVSEIHQSYDVQYYEHGSNSVTSYKFPRVVLVRDLVFVVNCNMQIWWCNSSEINKPWARIVDEEVENFSDILLHKGHLYALDWKGAIWWISLSELNIYQYGPSTPLEYYEVDYCKERKLVEYCGDLCIVHRFCKIFTEKRVKVERTTGFKVYKMDVENVKWVEVKSLGDKALVMATDSCFSVLAREYYGCLENSIYFIDKVGIINDVEVFKLGDGSITKMADSSSQSCFEMLIPSFV
- the LOC104729623 gene encoding uncharacterized protein LOC104729623, whose product is MTAAEVASAQTKKLMKFSLSLFRRGFNSSKCKTAAKMAVARIKLLRNKRQVVVKQMRRDIAVLLQSGQDATARIRVEHVIREQNIQAANELIELFCELIVSRLTIITKQKQCPVDLKEGVASLIFAAPRCSEIPELGDLRDIFEKKYGKDFVSAATDLRPSCGVNRMLIDKLSVRNPGGEYKLKIMKEIAKEFQVDWDTTETEEELLKPEEENIDGPRKFVSASSLPVNRAASNEPIDRTKEVLRSSSSTSINTHYHDTESAAEAATELAKQAVAAAQVASLLAARRDSTKEFSVSSDHSTNQKDHHQHHPGSRRQSRDSETSSYYAKPSAEYRGIGRRYSYNNPGVNESDYEEDYTKTEAEAKETMRRRHSYSSPSLPTPPPPATSEIKFDESDYYEEETEPEETPQARVSSLPPNRAPPQAPQSDESRRDSSGHHVHPKLPDYDMLAARFEAIRHSKGPLI